The proteins below come from a single Cannabis sativa cultivar Pink pepper isolate KNU-18-1 chromosome 3, ASM2916894v1, whole genome shotgun sequence genomic window:
- the LOC115709279 gene encoding enolase, with product MATIQAVKARQIFDSRGNPTVEVDIKLSDGHLARAAVPSGASTGVYEALELRDGGSDYLGKGVLKAVENVNAIIGPALIGKDPTKQTEIDNFMVQQLDGTVNEWGWCKQKLGANAILAVSLALCKAGAHVAKTPLYQHIANLAGNKNLVLPVPAFNVINGGSHAGNKLAMQEFMILPVGASSFKEAMKMGVEVYHNLKSVIKKKYGQDATNVGDEGGFAPNIQENKEGLELLKTAIAKAGYTGKVVIGMDVAASEFYGSDKTYDLNFKEENNNGSEKISGDALKDLYKSFVSEYPIVSIEDPFDQDDWEHYAKMTAECGEQVQIVGDDLLVTNPKRVEKAIKEKSCNALLLKVNQIGSVTESIEAVRMSKKAGWGVMASHRSGETEDTFIADLSVGLATGQIKTGAPCRSERLAKYNQLLRIEEELGSKAVYAGAKFRVPVEPY from the exons ATGGCTACCATTCAAGCTGTTAAGGCAAGGCAGATCTTCGACAGCCGTGGCAACCCTACCGTCGAG GTCGATATCAAATTGTCTGATGGTCACTTGGCTAGAGCCGCTGTTCCAAGTGGTGCATCTACTG GAGTCTACGAGGCCCTTGAGCTAAGGGATGGAGGATCAGACTACCTTGGAAAAGGTGTGCTTAAG GCTGTTGAGAATGTGAACGCTATCATCGGCCCTGCTTTGATTGGAAAG GACCCAACCAAGCAGACTGAGATTGACAACTTCATGGTTCAACAACTTGATGGAACTGTAAACGAGTGGGGTTGGTGCAAACAAAAG CTTGGTGCAAATGCCATATTGGCTGTGTCTCTTGCACTCTGCAAAGCAGGTGCCCATGTTGCGAAAACCCCCCTGTACCAG CACATTGCAAACCTTGCTGGAAACAAGAACTTGGTTTTGCCTGTTCCTGCTTTCAATGTCATCAACGGTGGATCACATGCCGGAAACAAACTTGCAATGCAG GAGTTCATGATTCTTCCTGTTGGAGCTTCCTCATTTAAGGAGGCCATGAAGATGGGAGTTGAAGTATATCACAATTTGAag TCtgtaattaaaaagaaatacgGTCAAGATGCAACTAATGTTGGTGATGAAGGTGGCTTTGCACCTAACATTCAA GAAAACAAAGAAGGTCTTGAATTGCTCAAGACTGCCATTGCTAAGGCTGGATACACTGGCAAA GTTGTTATTGGAATGGATGTTGCTGCCTCAGAGTTTTATGGATCAGATAAAACCTACGACTTGAATTTTAAGGAGGAG AACAACAATGGCTCCGAGAAGATCTCAGGAGATGCTCTCAAAGATCTCTACAAGTCTTTCGTAAGTGAGTACCCTATTGTTTCCATTGAGGATCCATTTGACCAAGATGACTGGGAGCACTATGCCAAGATGACCGCTGAATGTGGTGAACAAGTACAAATTGTAGGAGATGATCTTCTTGTCACCAACCCAAAG AGGGTTGAGAAGGCAATCAAGGAAAAGTCTTGCAATGCTCTTCTTCTCAAG GTTAACCAAATTGGGTCTGTAACAGAGAGCATTGAAGCTGTAAGAATGTCTAAGAAAGCTGGTTGGGGTGTTATGGCAAGCCACCGCAG TGGAGAGACTGAGGACACCTTCATTGCTGATCTCTCCGTGGGTTTGGCAACG GGTCAAATCAAGACCGGAGCTCCCTGTAGGTCGGAGCGTCTTGCCAAGTACAACCAG CTCTTGCGAATTGAGGAGGAGCTCGGTTCAAAAGCTGTGTATGCTGGAGCTAAGTTCCGCGTCCCAGTTGAGCCCTACTAA